A genomic window from Gracilinanus agilis isolate LMUSP501 chromosome X, AgileGrace, whole genome shotgun sequence includes:
- the LOC123253673 gene encoding DNA damage-binding protein 2-like: MAPKRQAGRGKRSFPPPDKSRCVRAPGRGGRSQAQGRGGGLQAQGRGGGPQAQGRGGGGGPQAQSSGRRDDASGGGLSGQREYPQSIIWALGQHKQGRAPRASFQQCLQQTFLHSLGSYRLFRTASPFDRRTTCLEWHPTHPSTLAVGSKGGDVILWDYEVLDKICFIKGIGAGGCITGMKFNPLNTNQLFFSSVEGSTILKDFVGNTIRVFARTNTWDNWYTSVDVSATNRVVVTGDSVGNVILLNMDGKEVWNLRLHKKKVSHVALNPHCDWLLATASVDQTVKIWDLRQVRGKSCFLHWMPHEHAVNAACFSPDGARLLTTDQHSEIRVYSREYPQSIIWALGQHKQGRAPRASFQQCLQQTFLHSLGSYRLFRTASPFDRRTTCLEWHPTHPSTLAVGSKGGDVILWDYEVLDKICFIKGIGAGGCITGMKFNPLNTNQLFFSSVEGSTILKDFVGNTIRVFARTNTWDNWYTSVDVSATNRVVVTGDSVGNVILLNMDGKEVWNLRLHKKKVSHVALNPHCDWLLATASVDQTVKIWDLRQVRGKSCFLHWMPHEHAVNAACFSPDGARLLTTDQHSEIRVYSASHWASPQLLIPHPHRHFQHLTPIKATWHPRFDLITVGRYPDPNFPGFTPYEPRTVDLFDGSSGKMVCQLHDPDCSGIISLNKFNPMGDTLASTMGYNILIWNPEEAVRRKQEGLIKAMSEHGIGRDCAAHRSSRRRRSRRGPTSSREQQKCPRQGDARSKGKGKDPRP, encoded by the exons ATGGCCCCAAAGCGACAGGCGGGCCGCGGCAAGAGGAGCTTCCCGCCCCCGGACAAGAGTCGGTGTGTACGGGCTCCGGGCCGTGGGGGCCGGTCGCAGGCCCAGGGCCGCGGGGGCGGGCTGCAGGCCCAGGGCCGCGGGGGCGGGCCGCAGGCCCAGGGCCGTGGGGGCGGGGGCGGGCCGCAGGCCCAGAGCTCAGGCAGAAGGGATGATGCTTCAGGCGGGGGGTTGTCTGGCCAGAGGGAATACCCTCAGAGCATCATCTGGGCCCTGGGCCAACACAAGCAGGGCAGAGCTCCTCGGGCATCCTTCCAGCAGTGTCTTCAGCAGACCTTTTTGCACTCTCTGGGCTCCTACCGACTTTTCCGCACAGCCAGCCCCTTTGACCGGAGAACAACGTGCCTGGAGTGGCACCCAACCCACCCTAGCACCCTGGCCGTGGGCTCCAAGGGTGGCGACGTCATCCTCTGGGACTATGAAGTGCTGGACAAAATCTGCTTCATTAAAGGCATCGGAGCAGGAGGCTGCATCACCGGGATGAAGTTTAACCCTCTCAATACCAACCAGctgttcttctcttcagtggagGGCTCCACCATCCTGAAGGACTTTGTGGGCAACACCATTCGGGTTTTTGCCAGAACAAACACTTGGGACAATTGGTACACCAGTGTGGATGTGTCTGCCACAAACCGGGTGGTGGTCACTGGAGACAGTGTGGGCAATGTGATTTTGCTGAACATGGATGGCAAAGAGGTCTGGAATCTTCGGCTGCACAAAAAGAAGGTGAGCCACGTAGCTCTGAATCCTCACTGTGACTGGTTGCTGGCCACAGCCTCAGTGGACCAAACTGTGAAAATTTGGGACCTCCGCCAGGTCAGAGGGAAATCTTGCTTCCTTCACTGGATGCCTCATGAGCATGCTGTCAATGCAGCATGTTTCAGTCCAGATGGGGCCAGACTCTTGACCACAGACCAACACAGCGAGATCCGGGTGTACTCG AGGGAATACCCTCAGAGCATCATCTGGGCCCTGGGCCAACACAAGCAGGGCAGAGCTCCTCGGGCATCCTTCCAGCAGTGTCTTCAGCAGACCTTTTTGCACTCTCTGGGCTCCTACCGACTTTTCCGCACAGCCAGCCCCTTTGACCGGAGAACAACGTGCCTGGAGTGGCACCCAACCCACCCTAGCACCCTGGCCGTGGGCTCCAAGGGTGGCGACGTCATCCTCTGGGACTATGAAGTGCTGGACAAAATCTGCTTCATTAAAGGCATCGGAGCAGGAGGCTGCATCACCGGGATGAAGTTTAACCCTCTCAATACCAACCAGctgttcttctcttcagtggagGGCTCCACCATCCTGAAGGACTTTGTGGGCAACACCATTCGGGTTTTTGCCAGAACAAACACTTGGGACAATTGGTACACCAGTGTGGATGTGTCTGCCACAAACCGGGTGGTGGTCACTGGAGACAGTGTGGGCAATGTGATTTTGCTGAACATGGATGGCAAAGAGGTCTGGAATCTTCGGCTGCACAAAAAGAAGGTGAGCCACGTAGCTCTGAATCCTCACTGTGACTGGTTGCTGGCCACAGCCTCAGTGGACCAAACTGTGAAAATTTGGGACCTCCGCCAGGTCAGAGGGAAATCTTGCTTCCTTCACTGGATGCCTCATGAGCATGCTGTCAATGCAGCATGTTTCAGTCCAGATGGGGCCAGACTCTTGACCACAGACCAACACAGCGAGATCCGGGTGTACTCGGCCTCCCACTGGGCAAGCCCCCAGCTTCTCATTCCGCACCCTCATCGCCACTTCCAGCACCTCACGCCCATCAAGGCAACGTGGCATCCTCGTTTTGACCTCATCACGGTGGGCCGGTACCCAGACCCCAATTTTCCAGGTTTCACTCCCTACGAGCCTCGGACGGTTGACTTATTTGATGGGAGCTCAGGGAAGATGGTGTGTCAGCTTCATGATCCAGACTGCTCTGGCATCATCTCACTGAACAAGTTTAATCCCATGGGGGATACCTTGGCCTCCACAATGGGGTACAACATTCTTATCTGGAACCCAGAGGAGGCTGTGAGAAGGAAGCAGGAGGGATTGATCAAGGCCATGAGTGAACATGGAATAGGGAGGGACTGTGCAGCCCACCGGAGCTCCCGACGCAGGCGAAGCAGGCGTGGCCCAACCTCTAGCAGAGAGCAGCAGAAATGTCCACGCCAAGGGGATGCAAGAAGCAAAGGCAAAGGGAAGGATCCAAGGCCCTGA